From the genome of Candidatus Binatia bacterium:
GGCTGTCGGGATTGCGCGAATCGAGCCTGTAGCCGCACAGCGGCTCGTCGCGGGTATTGACCAGCGGACGTGCCTCCGTCGTCTGGTACCCGAACAGAGACTCCATGTAGTCGGCGCGCTGCGAGAGCTGATACGTGACACGCGGACGCCCGTTCTCGGCACCGACCTTTCCGGCTCCGGTATAGACGATGCTCGACGCATGGTGAGAGGCCAGGAACAACAGCGAGCCGGCCCGCCGGCTGATTTCATCCCACGTGCGCCGGCGCACGAGGAAGTCGAGATGACCGCCGTAGGAGCTCGATTGTCCGTCGCTGTTGTTCGCGACCAGTTCGACGAACTCGCCGTCGGGCAGACCTTCCGATGCGCGCTCCGCGGCGTCGCGCGCGATACGGATCATCGCATGCCAGGCCGCCACGTGATCGAACGCGCTGGACACCTCCGGCAGGCACAATTCCACGTGATCCATGTCGATGTAGATGCAGCCGCCATTGGTCGCCAGCCACACGCGCGTGCGCTCGGCGGCCACCTGCTCCCACGCATCTCGTCCGGTGTCGCCGAAGTCATGCCCGATGGCAGCGAATCGGCCCGGTGCCACGCCGATGACATGCGCGAGGACGCGTCGCGCAGCCTCGCGGGAGCGATCAGTGACCGAATCCGCGCCGACGATGAAGTTGGCGAGCTCTACGTCCGCGCCGCACACCGTGGGGGCCAGCGGAGGGAGAGAATCGGGTCGGATCGTCGATGCGCTGCGCATGGACCATTCCCATTCCTTTTGTATTCGGCGCTCAGGCTGCCCGCAGGTAGCGATACGGCCTTGCCACCGACGGCTTCTCGGCAGTGACCTTGACGATGTCGATTTCGGCCGGCAGGTCGTTCACCCACGATCGCACGTTGTGGATCGTCAGCATCGAGCGCAGCCGGTCGAGCGTCTCCGCAACGCTGTCGCGAATGTCGTTGGGCCCGATTCCCCCGTCCTGGCCCGCCACTGCGCCCGCCAATGCACGCTGATAAGCGAGCTCGCGCGCGCGGTGAGACATCTGCTCGATCAGGCGGCCGCTGATCATCTCGCGAGCCTCGACCGCGCGGGTCGTGCTGTCGCGGAAGTGAATCGTCGCGATCCGCGCGCCGGCGTTCGGCGCATAGAGCGCGGAGACGGCCGCATCGATCATTTGCCGCCTGCTCCAGGCCGCGCCGCGATCGCCTTCGAAGTAGGGAAGGTCCTCGGCCAGGTGCACCGCAAAGATCTCGCGGGCCGCTTCGAGGTCGGGCCTCGGGACCTCGATGTCGATTTCCGCGATACGTTCGAGCAACGCGGAGTCGAGCAGATCGCGCCGGTTGGTCGCAGCGATCACGGCGATATTGCCGCGACGCACCAGACCGTCGATCTCGACCAGCAGGGCCGCGAGGAACTTGTCGCCGAGGTGCGACAGCGAAGCGCCACGCGCGCGGCCGATCGACTCGATCTCGTCCAGGAAAAGCACGGCGGGCTGGTCGCCGGCTTCCAGCGCCAGGCGTGCGAACGTGCTGCGGATGTTGTCCTCGGTGGCTCCCACCCACGGCGATTCGAACTCACCGGGGCGAACGATTGCCAGGCGGCACGGACGACCGGCGATTCGCGCAAGCTCCTTGATCGCGTTGCGCACCGCCAGGGTCTTGCCGGTTCCCGGCGGCCCGCTCAGCAGGACTGCGCGACGCGAACGCAGGCCGTAACGATCGGCGAGATCCGGCGCGACCAGGCGTGCGGTCAGGGCGTCCACCAGCCGCTTGACGGTTTCGCGGGCGCGCCGGCCACCACCAATGGTCGTCTCCTGGTCGAGATCGTCCACGAACATGCCGCTGCCTTCGTTCTGTTCGCCGAGATACTCGAGGGCGAGCTGGGCCCCGCGGTCGATCCGGAGCAGACTTCCGCGGCGCAGAGTCACGTCGTCGAGGCCGGCTCCTCGCCTGAGCAGGATCTCCTCGTCGCGAATCCTGGCCACGATGCGGCCGTCGAGACGTACGCGGTCGAACGCAGCCGTCTCTCCTCCGACATTGAGCTCGGGCGAAGCCACCGCCATCACCGCATCGCCGCCGCGACTGACGTAGACGAGATCCCCGGTCCGGAAACTGGTGGGGTCGACGCGATCCGATGCGATCACCAGTCGCTGAGAACCACCCATTGCAACCAGGATGTATCCCGTCCGTGCCAGGTCCGACGTGTCGATGACGCGGGCCGGGTACCACGGTGAGCTCTCGAGCTTCGCCACCAGGGCACGGAGCTGTTCGATCACGCCTTCGACGTGACGAAGCCTGGCCGCCCGCTCGTTCATCTCGAGTGCGAGCGTCGCGAGCAGAGTGCGCCCGCCGTCGTCGTTCAGGCTGCAATGTATATTGGCCAGTTCGGGGATGCTTTCGTTCGCCACTGCCCCGCTGACGATGGCCGTCAACATCGAGGCGGCGTCGGCGGGATCGATCTCGACTGACGGATTCGGACTACGACGACTCATGGGTGCGCTCCTTGCAATTCATCGTTGGAGGCTGCGGGGGGAGTGACGATGTCTGTCGAGGTCTCTGCGACAGTCAGGAATGGACGGGCCGTGACCACACCGTCCTGCCAGCCGAACAGGTTGAGCACCCGCCCCTCGCTCGGGAGGTCGCTGGCGAGAAGGGCAACCTGCCACGCTTTCGGGAAGCACGTGCGTTGCAGATGAACGTCATCCTCGCTGAAAAACGGCCGGGCTGCAGCGCAGCCGGCCTGCTTTTCGGGCGCGCATTTTGCGCAGAAATTCGGATGCGAATGCGCGTACCCACAGAGC
Proteins encoded in this window:
- a CDS encoding ATP-binding protein, translated to MSRRSPNPSVEIDPADAASMLTAIVSGAVANESIPELANIHCSLNDDGGRTLLATLALEMNERAARLRHVEGVIEQLRALVAKLESSPWYPARVIDTSDLARTGYILVAMGGSQRLVIASDRVDPTSFRTGDLVYVSRGGDAVMAVASPELNVGGETAAFDRVRLDGRIVARIRDEEILLRRGAGLDDVTLRRGSLLRIDRGAQLALEYLGEQNEGSGMFVDDLDQETTIGGGRRARETVKRLVDALTARLVAPDLADRYGLRSRRAVLLSGPPGTGKTLAVRNAIKELARIAGRPCRLAIVRPGEFESPWVGATEDNIRSTFARLALEAGDQPAVLFLDEIESIGRARGASLSHLGDKFLAALLVEIDGLVRRGNIAVIAATNRRDLLDSALLERIAEIDIEVPRPDLEAAREIFAVHLAEDLPYFEGDRGAAWSRRQMIDAAVSALYAPNAGARIATIHFRDSTTRAVEAREMISGRLIEQMSHRARELAYQRALAGAVAGQDGGIGPNDIRDSVAETLDRLRSMLTIHNVRSWVNDLPAEIDIVKVTAEKPSVARPYRYLRAA